The sequence below is a genomic window from Alphaproteobacteria bacterium.
GCCGGGTTTCTCATCGCCAAATCAGCCCGATCAAGAGCGGACCACAGCCTATCATGACAGCTCAGGGCCAGGTTCGCGGTCGGATGCCCATTCTGCTATCATTGTTGGCGATTGGGAGGAGCCATCTGGGGAATCCCGGCTGATATTGTTGTGGACGGTGCGGCGAGGGTATCCAGGTTGCCCCCGCGCACAGGTTTTTCAGCGCATTCATCGAGGAAAGGGAAACACCATGCCGTTAGCCGGACCGCCGATGACCAAAACGTTCGATATGACGCGATTGCTCGAGGTCGGACTGTCGACAAGGCCCGATGAGGATGTCCTGATTTCCGCGGCCACGACCTGGACCTGGCGGGAACTCGACCGCGATTCGGACAGGCTGGCGGCCCATTATATCGCCATGGGTCTGCGCCCCGGCGACCGCGTCGCCTCGTTGATGCCGAACCGCAATGCGCTCCTCGTGCACTATCTCGCCTGCTTCAAGGCGCGGCTGGCCGCGACGCCGCTCAACTACCGCTACATGACGCCGGAGATCGATCACGCGCTGGGGGAGAGCGAGGCGTCGATTCTGCTGGCCCATGCCGAACGCGATGAGGACGTGGCCGCGAGCACGGAAGCCGCCAAGCTGTCCCTCGGCGTAATCTCGTTCGGCGGCGAAGACGGCCGCGCGACGAACTTCGAGGGCCTGCTGAAAGAGGCGCCGCCGGCGGTCGACCTCCCGGTCCCGGAGCCGTCCGATCCGGTCATCGTCTTCTTTACGTCGGGCAGCACCGGCAAACCGAAGGCCGTGACCCATACCCGCGAAACCTATGCCGCCGTACTAGCGTCGGCCATCGAGAGCCACGAGATCACGGCAAACGATGTGGTCCTGCCGGGGTCTTCGATCTCCCACTCCGGCGGCATGTTGTATTCGCTCATGGCGATGACGGTCGGCGCGCGCGTCGTCATGCCGCGGACCTTCGACGCCGACGAGCTGCTGCCGCTGCTGCGCGAGCATCGGCCGACCCTGATGTGGATGCTGCCGTCGGCGCTGATCACCCTGGTCCGCGATCACGGCGCCAGCCATGAGGACTTCTCGTCGGTCCGGCTTTGCACCTCCGGCGGCGACAAGGTGTCGGCGGAACTGGAGAAGGAGTTCACCGAACTCGTCGGCTTTCCGATCGACGAGCTCTGGGGCTTGAGCGAGATCGGCTGCGCGACGATCAATCCGCCGTCGGGCGTCAACAAGCTCGGTTCGGTCGGCCCCCTCGGCCCCGGCTACGAGGGCTCGGTCCGCGACGAGGACGGCCGGGAACTCGGCGTCGGCGAGGCCGGCCGGCTCTGGATCCGGTCGCCGGCGAACATGATCGGTTACTGGAACCGGCCCGACGCGAACGCCGAATCTTTCCGGGACGGCTGGCTCGACACCGGCGACGTCATGCGCGCCGACGAGGATGGCTATCTCTGGTTCGAGGGCCGCAAGAAACAGATCATCGTGCACGACGGTTCGAACATCTGCCCGCAGGAGGTCGAGGAAGCGGTCATGGCCCATCCGGCGGTCGAGCATGCCGGCGTCGTCGGCGTCCACGACGCGGTGCACGGCGAGAACGTCTGGGCCTACGTTACGCTCAGGGAAGGCGCCGGGACGCCGGTCGTCCAGGAGGTCATCCAATGCGCGCGGGAGCAGGTCGGCTACAAGGCGCCGGAGGCGATCATCTTCCTGGAGGACATGCCGCTCAACGCCACCGGCAAGGTCGACCGGGTTACCCTGAAGAAGATGGCCGCCGACCAGCTCGGCGCCCACCATCCATAAAATAATGGGGACAGTATCACTACTGTCCGGGAAAACTATGGCGGCTGGATCATAACGTTTTGGAAAACATAATCCAAATATCCGATTAAAATAGCGAATGTCCCATAAAAAAGGTCAGACTGTGTAAGGGGCTATCGACCGGTCTGCATTAACGCAGCCGTGTCTTTGGCGGAGAAATGCACCATCAGATGCTCATGCGGCTTTCCCACGGCCATTATCCACGTGTTGAACGGATTGCTGGGGTTGTAGCTGGTCGTCAGACTTGCGCCGTGTTCACTGGCTGGAAGCGGCATGATCATCACATGCGGCGTCATCTGGTACACGTCGGGTTTCTTCTGGTCTGAGTTGCCTGGCGAGACGCTTATGCCGCTGGCGCCAACATCCACTGCCGTCTTGCTGACGTTCATGCCCGCAAGCATCCAGACGAGTCCAGGTGCGGTAGGAAGTTTCCTGCCCGCATTTCCTGCTGATTTCACCGACCAAAGCGCCTTCAGAAATGCCCACGAATTCTGATCCAGGCAAATCGGGTCGGGATATGGTAAAGCAGGCTTCCCAAGCCGTATGGAGAACGAGCCGCTGGCTATGCATGTATAAGTTCCCGAACCATAGCGTGCTAGTATAAGTTCTCCCGCTGGTGACCAGCCAAAGATCGTGGCGTCATGGGTCACCGAAGGCGGGGCGGCCAACAGAGCGTCGGCAATCGTCTTCGACTTCCAGGCTTCGTCGCCTGCCTGAGCTGAATTTGCAACGCCTGCGATCAGGATTCCAAAAATGCCTAACATGCCGGCGAAAGAAATTCTATGTCCAAAGTGTTCCATCGCTGTTTCTCCCTGGTTGTTGGCCAGCGCCGGTCGACGCCCGGGAGACAGTGGCTGTCCGCGAATCGCCGACGCCAAGGCGGCAACTTAGCATAAACCGATATCCCCCGGATGACAGCCGGTTCCGGCCACCAGGGGAGAAAAATCATTGCTAAACCTGTGCTCGGTGGACTGCATCACGTCTACGAACTGGCTGCATGACTTGCTGGATCGTATTATTGCGCCCTACAGGTATAAGGAGCGTCGTTCGAACGGCCGGTTTGTGGTTCGCAAGCAGCCCTTGCGTGAGGCCCCAGTGAACGACCGACATTGGCCGACTCCCGCCGTTGCTGCTCGATCTGTTTCAATGACGGCTATGGGTCAGAAACGGACGAAGACAGAATGCCGAGCGTATGTCCGTTCTTGGAGGTAGTCCGGACGAAATCAGCGAAAATGCGGACATTGTCGAATTGTTTATTTAATACCAATCGGTATCTTCGTCTTTGGCGCGAGGACACCAAACTGGAGTCTCTCTTCGTAATCGCTCCCGTCCCCAAGCAACTTGGATGATCACTCGACCAATACTTCTAAGCTAGCCTGGGAAAACGCCCTATGCCCTTCCCCTCATCTTGGACAGAGCGACAATTTGACCGTCCGTCGAGGGCATCTCACAAAACTCGGCCCATTCCTTCATCAATCGCCGACGCTTCTCGAATAGGTCGCCACGCCGGTAGGCGGCCTCGACTTTATCGCCAACAACATGTGCGAGAGCCATCTCACAGACTTCGCGCGGATAGGCAGTGCATTCTGCCGCCCAATCTCTGAATGTGCTTCTAAATCCGTGAACCGTTAGATCGCTTCGGCCCATCCGTTTTAAAACGCTTAACATCGCCATGTTGGAAAGCGGCCGTCCCTTCCGTGCACCGCGAAAAATGAATTCGGCTTTCTCCTGGTCCTGCGCCATACCTTCCAGAATTTTCAAGGCCGCTTCGGATATCGGGATCCGATGCTCCCGGTTTCCCTTCATACACTCAGCGGGAACAGACCAAATGGCATTCACCAGATCGACTTCATCCCAATTCGAGCCGATAACTTCACCGGTTCGGGCGGCGGTCAATATTGTAAACTCGAGTGCTCTCGCTCCCACTCCGCCTTGCTGTCGAAGTTCCGCGATGAAATCAGCAACTTCGTCATAGGGCAATGTCGGATGGTGCCGGACTCGCTTGAGTTTCTCGACTCTCGGCAACAGGTTCTTTAGATGACCTCGCCAGCGGGCGGGATTCTCGCCTTGGCGATATCCACGCGCAGCGGCCCAATCCAATACAGCTTCTATTCGACCTCGGACGCGAGAGGCGGTTTCCGGCTTTACAGTCCAGACCGGCTCCAAGACCTTCAGAACGAGGCCAGTGTCGATCGACTCAACCGTGACGTCACCGAACACAGGGAAGACATAGGTCTCAAGCGTGGAGGACCATTGGGCGGCGTGTTTTTCGTTTTGCCATCCGGCCCTATGCGCCTCGACGTATCTTGACGCTGCATCCCTGAACTTGACAAAGCCTTCTTCGGCTTGCCTGTCGGCGCGACGGCTATCGATTGGGTCTTTTCCTTCGAGCAGGAGCCTGCGGGCGTCTAGCGCCTTTTGACGGGCCTCTTGAAGGGATACCAAATCGAGTGAGCCCAATCCCATCCACCGAGCCCGCCCTCGCCTCTGAAAGCGAAAAACCCACGATCGACCTCCGGCAGGCGCAATCTGAAGATAGAGACCGCCACCGTCAGATTGAAAGCCTGGCTTTTTCAGCGCCGCTATGGAGCGCGCCGTCAACTTGTTTTTGACACGAGCCATCCACCAAATGTATCCACGTTTATATCAACAATTAAAGGCCGGATTATGCCGGATTTCTAGGGATCATTCTAGACATAAAATAGACCTAATGCCCTATTTTTTATCATATTTTCTGGAGCACTACGGAACTACTCGGAACAAACCTTTGGCGGACACCCCATCCGCCATTTGAGCGCTTCGGCACGATCAGACTTGCCGCCAGATGACGGACCGACCGTACCTCGCCGAATCGCGGGCACAATTCGTGAAGGCGCTTCCCGCCGAATCGGACCCACAGATTCACGTTATCGCGATATCGAAATGCACGACATCCTCGCGCGTGCCCAATTTGGTGTAGAGCGCTATAGGCGGTGCATCGCCGAGATCAGCCTGCACGTAGACGACGTGGGCGCCACGATTCGCTGCGATCTTCTTGAGCTCCCCGATCAGCGCGGTCGCGATGCCCTCACGCCGGTGCGCTGCCGCCACTGCCAGATCGTAGATATAGATTTCGCTGCGTTCCCGCTCAAACTTGGGGAGTTCGTAGGCCGCGAGCCCACCCACGACCGCACCGTTCTTCACCGCGGCCAACGCGATGAAATGATCACGACCGAGCAGGTGCTCCAAATAGGCCCTGCTGGGTCGCGCCCCGGTATAGGTCTCGACGTCGTCGAAGGCCTCGCCGAATGCCGTCATGAGAGCCTCCATCAGCGCAATGTCATGGCGCGTGACGTTTTTTATGCTGAAGAGGCTGGAAGACGACATGGTTGACGGCAAACCCAAGTGATGCGCGCCAGCTTACCCAATACGACGACTGGCCGGAAGCGGGCAAACGCGGGAGCCGAGGTGACACACATCGCGAACGTCCACGTTTCCGGTCTGACACGCCACTTCCGAAACTTCACTTTGTCTTCATGTCGATCATGGCATTTTAGCGTCGAAGTGAAATCCACGGCCCCATTCGGCCTATGCGAAGGCGGCGGCGGTCGGCTAGTTTGGTCGCGAGACAGTTTGCCCCTGAACGACGACAGAGGGAACGCGATCTGTGCCGGGCCCCCGCGTCACCAAAGTCACGACGATCGGCATCGACGCGCCGCCAAGAGTGCTGCTGTCATTGGCCGCGCGGGCGGTCAAGGAGGGCCGCCTCGACGAGGCCAAGGGGCATCTCTTGAAGGCGGCGGAAACCGCCGGGACCGGCACCAAGGACGCACGTTCCATCGCCGCGCAACTCAACAATCTGGCCACTGCATTTGTCGCGGCGCGGCGCGATAATGTTGCGGTCACGCTGCTGGAACGGGCGGTCGTGCTCGATCCCGACTACCCGCTCGCCTCCCTCAATTTGGGCACGATCCACCTCAATCATCGCAACCCGTCGCCGGCTCGACGCGCTTTCGACCGGGTCCTTTCGCTCACGCCGGACAATCCGGCGGCGCTTGCCGGGAGCCTCGACGCGCGGCTGATGACAGCGGATTGGAAAGACCTCGAATCCGATACCGACCGGCTCATGGCGCTAATCAAACGCTATCGAAGCGACGGCCGGAGCCACAACGTCCGACCTTTCCTGGCGTTGCAACTCGATATCGACAATGCCGAACGGCGGCGCATCGCCGAGGATTGGGCCGCTCCCTTCACAGTCGTCGACGTGCCGGAACGACGCGAGCCTCACCATGGCCCGCTCAAGATCGGGTACTTGTCCGCCGATTTTCGCAACCATCCGGTGGCCCACCTGTTGGCCCCCCTGTTCGGCGCCCATGATCGCGCCAAGGTGGAGGTTTGCGGTTACTCGTTCGGCGCCGATGATGGCAGTGCCGAACGGCAAAGGATCGAGGGCGGCTGCGACAAGTTCGTCGATTTGAACACACTCGACGATGGGAACGCGGCGGCGGCAGTCGCGGCCGACGGGATCGACATCTTGATCGACCTAGTGGGTTGGACGGGATCGGTCCGGGCCGGCGTTCTCGCCCCGCGTCCGGCACCGGTTCAGGTCGCCTATTTCGGCTATCCCGGAACCTCCGGCGCCCCTTGGATCGATTACATCATTGCCGATCCGGTGGTTCTACCCAAGGACGACTATAGTTTCTTCTCCGAGCAGGTGATCACCCTGCCCCGCACCTATCTTGTCTCCGATCCCGATCAGGCCGAGACGGCAGATCCACTGCGCCGCGCCGATTGCGGGCTGCCGGAAGAGGCCATCGTGTTCGCTTGTTTCAATCATGCCAACCGACTCGAGCCGGCGGTCTTCGCGCTGTGGATGGAGATCCTGACCGCCGTGACCGGCTCCGTCCTGTGGCTCCATGCCGATTACGAGGAGACCAAGGACAACCTTCGCCACGCCGCGGCCCAAAAGGGTGTCGATCCGGGCCGTATTGTCTTTGCGCAGCGTGAGAACCGGCCGCGCCATCTCCGCCGCCAACAATGCGCCGACCTGTTCCTCGACACTCTGATCTATAACGCCCACGCGACGGCCTGCGACAGCCTGTCCTCTGGCTTGCCCCTGCTGACCTGCCGCGGTCGATCATTCGCCGGACGGGCCGCGGCCAGCGTCTTGACCACGCTCGGTCTCGACGACCTCATCGCCGAAGATCACGGTTCCTATGTCGCCCAAGCGATCGCCCTCGCCGAGGATCCTGCCCGGCTCAAGAATGTCCGCCGGCGACTCGAGGAAGCCCTTAGATCCAGCCGGTTCCGGGATATCGGATCGTTCGCCCGGGACCTCGAACGCGCCTACGAACTGATTTGGCGAAATCATGCCGCGGGCAAGGCACCCCGCGATTTCGACCTGTGACGACGGCGCGGCCATTCCGGTCGCGGAGAAGAGGTTGTATGCTGCGCGAGAGCCGCGATCACCAAGTAGAGAGGAGGAACCGATGAGCGAAGAAAAGAACGAACAATCGTCGAAGGCGGGGACCGGCGGCAATGTCGCGGCGGACGCCGCGCGCGATATGATGCAGAGCGCGGTGGACATGCTCAATGCAGCGATTTCGCAGCAGGATTCGGTGATGAAATCCGTTGCCGATCGAAAGGAAGCCTTCGACCAAGCCTTCGAGGATCAGCGCAAGGCGGCGCTCGATCGGATCGCCGATGCCCGCCGCGCGATCTTCGATGCCTCCCATGCCGCCAACCAGGCGTTGCACGAAACGACAGAACAAATCATGGAATCCCCAGAAACGGCGGAGGCCAGGAAGGCGGTTTCGGAAGCCGCCAAAGCCAATATCACGGCGTCGAACGCGGCCGCCGACGCTCTGTCGCACGCCTTGAGGCAGGCGTCCGATCATGTTGCGGACGCGGTACGCGCCGGTCATGAAGAGCACGTTGCTCAGGCGCAAACCGCGCTCGACAGCGCCAAACAGCAAATCGCGATCCTCAAGGAAAAAGCCGATGCGGCGGTGAGCGAACTCGAGGGTCACGTCGACGATTTGATCAAGAAATCGAAGGGATCGTAATTCGCGTTCGCGGGGTTTTCCTAATCGGCATCGGGGATCGATTGGCGCGGTGCCGCATACCTCAGATAGGCCATGCGTTTGGCCTCGAGGCGGCCACGGCTGACGCTTTCGAGAACCAACCCGCAGGCAAGGCTCAGGAACGACAGCATCATGATCGCAGTTACGATCATTGCCGTCGGTAGGCGGGGCACCAAGCCGGTCTCCATGTAGGTCGCGACGAGCGGGATACCGAGCGCCAGGGCGAGCACTGCGAGCATCAATCCCGCGACCGAGAAAAACAGCAGCGGTCGGACGTGCCGGAGCAGGCTGAGCGTGGTCCAGAGGATACGAATTCCGTCGCGCCAGGTATTCAGTTTGCTCTCCGACCCGTCGGGCCGGGCTCGATAATGGGTTTCCACTTCCGCGATCGGCATGCGCAATTGAAAACAGTGCACGGTCAATTCCGTCTCGATACCGAATCCCGCCTCGGCGGTGGGAAAGGATTTGACCATCCGGCGCGATAAGACGCGATATCCGGACAACATATCCGCGACCCGCCACCCGAACACGGCGGCGAACAGCCAGTTGAGGGCGGCATTGCCGAGAACGTGCCCGGTTCGGTAGGCCGCGGCACTTTCGACCGTGGTCCGGCATCCGACGACCATGTCGAGGTTGTCGCGAAGCAGGAGGTCGACCATTTCCGGCGCCCGTTGGGTCTCATAGGTGTCGTCGCCATCGGCCATTATATAGATGTCCGCCTCCACGTCGGCGAACATCCGTCGCACCACGTTGCCCTTCCCGGGGCGGCCTTCCGTGCGCACGATGGCGCCGGCGGCCTTGGCGATCGCGGCGGTCTCGTCCTCTGATTCGTTGTCGTAAACATAGATTCGCGCACCCGGCATAGCCCCTCTGAACCCCGCGACGACGTCGGCGATCGCGGCCGCTTCATTGCGGCACGGCAACAAGACCGCGATGTTCGGCAAAGGCATCGTCGTGATCTCCAGCGGCAGAGCGGGGTCGAATTATTGTCGTTGTTGGCCAGAAACCTACGGCATAAACGAAGCCGGTGGCAATGGTCCGCGCAAGGCCGTGCGCAATCCCGATACTTGGTCGTCCGACATTACGGCGCCCCTCCTCACATGCGATCACAATTGCGGGAGCACGAGTTCCCTAACGCCGCAATTTCATTAAAATATAAACAACAAACATGTTTTAATCACTTTGCGGTGGATCATGGACCTCAAGCTCTTCGCACTCGCAATCCCGATCATCCTCACAGGATGCGGCACCTATTCACCTCCGGGGAACGCCGAATTCGAAGCCGGCTACTACAACGGCTGCATGCATGGATACGCCCTCAACTCCCCCTATGTCGCCAATCGCGACGAGGGCAAGTATGCCGCCAGCGGCGACTACCGGACCGGTTGGAACAGCGGCCAAAACGAATGTGCGGATGAAGCCCATTCGGGCTCGATCGCCGAGTCCTGGCACCCCTAGCCATAGCGCTCCCGCCTTCGGTGAAACTTGCCGGCTGCGCCATCGCTGACCTCGTCCCGGCGAGCGATGCCGATGGCTTGCCGCCGCATGGCCAATCCGATAGGAAGATGCGGGATGCCGGCGCCACCTTTCGAAGATCTCGGAACCAGCCGGCCAAGCGGGAGGCACGGATGGGCTACGAAACACTGGGTTTGGAAAAGGACGATGGCATTGCCACCATTACAATGTCCCGTCCCGCATCGCTCAATGCGCTAGATGTCAAGCTGGCCGCTGAACTGCGCGAAGTCCTCGAGGACCTACGTGAAGATTCCGATGTCCGCGTGTTGATCATTACCGGCAGCGGCCGCGGCTTTTGTGCCGGCGGCGACGTGGCGGCGTTTCACGCAAACCTCGATCATGAACCCCGATACCTGCGCGACCTGCTGTTGCATTTCCATACGGCCATGGCGTGTTTGGTCGCGCTGCCCTTCCCGGTCATCGCCAGCATCAATGGGGTCGCCGCGGGCGCCGGCATGGGCTTTTGCTTGGCGCCGGATCTTGCGATCGCTGCCGAGAGCGCGGTGTTCACCATGGCCTACACTCGAATCGGCGCGACGCCCGACGGCAGTACGACCTACTTCCTACCGCGGGTGGTCGGCACCCGGCGCGCGATGGAAATGATCCTGTTGAATCGCTCGTTGACTGCCGCCGAGGCGCTCGACTGGGGCATCGTCAATATGGTCGTCGCCGACGGCGCCCTGGAAGACGAAGTCAAGAAACTGGCGATCAAGCTGCGCGATGGACCGACCGTTGCCTACAGCGCCGCGCGCCGACTCGTCGGCGGCAGCTTTGATGCGTCGCTGGCCGCGCAGTTGGAGCGTGAGGGCGCGTCTATCGCAGCCATGGGCGCCACGGCGGACTTTCGCGAAGGTGTCACCGCCTTCGTCGAAAAACGACCGGCCCAATTCAAGGGTCGCTAGAAGTCGATTTCAGAGATCGAATGACGTTCTCGATCGGACGGCTTTCGGCAACGGCGTCATCCCACAGACGATTCGCCATGACCACATCGCAAAAGCCGTAAAACTCCATCCACATCCGGGTCAATTCCAGATCCTGGCGTTTTTGTGTCACCCGCCAATCATCGAAATCCCACGGCGCATCGACGAAATCGATGGCGCCGGTATCGACGAATAGGCGCGCCCGCACCGATCGACCACGTGCAAGCGACACCATCGCCTCGACGGGCGTGTATTCGATCGACTCGTAAAACAATATCCGATCCAAATCGCGGCCGGTCAGCCAATTGATCACTAGGCCGTCGACCGTGGCGGTCGGGTCCGGAACCAGGGCCGGAAACGGCTCTTCGCGCAGAACGACGCGCCGATATCCTCGGAGGACGGCCGGTAGCCCTACGATTTCGGGCGGCGGCCGTCCGATTACCGCCGCCATGATCTCCCGGTCGCGGAGCGTGCCAAAGAAGAAATAGCGCATGGCTGCAGAAAACGGGTCAATCCGGAATAGGTCAAGTTTGCAAAAAAATATTACCAAGTGTGACGGCCGTCATACCACCCCCGGTCGCCTTGGCCTACGCTGTGATCATTCCGGCGGCGCTGGTCGGAGGATCTGCCGGTTCCTGATCGACGCGCCGCCACGGGAAAAAGTTTCGAAGGGCTGCCCCAACGGAACTGTCCCCTCGAAGGTCAAGTGGGTCAGACCGAATTAACGAGGGCAACGAGGGTAAGATGGCTACGTAATAGCGTAGCCGGAACTGAGTGTCCGCTCTAGGGCGCCTCCCCGGGGAAACCCGGGGAGGCTTCTTTTTTGCCCAATTTCCGATTGAGGCCGGTTTGGCCCCTTTCCACGGGCGGGTCATAAACGCTTGGCGATTTCTTCCAGCATCACCTCGGTGGCGCCGCCGCCGATGGCATGGACCCGCGCATCGCGGTACATGCGCTCGATCGCCATATCCCGCATATAACCCGCTCCGCCATGGAACTGTAGACAATCGTAAGTCACGTCGTTGACCAGTTCACCGCATAAAGCCTTGATCATCGACACTTCCTTGACGCAGTCCTGGCCGCGACAATCGAGCCAGGCCGTATGATGGACGAGTTGACGGGCGCATTCGACGCGCGCCGCCAGCATCGCCAAACGCTGTCGAATCGCCTGCTTTTGCCACAGCGTCTCGCCAAATGCGTGGCGCTCGCGAACGTAGTCGAGGGTGATCTCGAGCGCGCGGTCGCACATGCCGACGATCATCGCGCCGATCACCAGACGTTCGTTCTGGAAGTTGCTCATGACGGCATAGAAACCCTGGTTTTCAGCACCGAGCAGCCGATCCGCGGGGATCCGGCAATCATCGAAAACCAGTTCCGCCGTATCGGAGCAGTGCCAGCCCATCTTCTCGAGCTGGCGGCCGACCGAGAATCCGGGGTCGTCACGGCGAACGATGAACATGGATATCCCGCGCGATCCCTTGGTCGCCGCATCGGTACGGGCGGCGACGAACAGGAGGTCGGCATGGACCCCGTTGGTGATAAAGGTCTTGGACCCGTTCAGGATCCAGGAATCATTGCCGGCCCGCGTCGCGGACGTCCGAAGCGCCGCCACGTCCGAGCCGGCACCCGGCTCGGTGACCGCGACCGCGGTCACGGTCTCTCCGCCGATCATCGACGGTAAATACGCGGCCTTCTGCTCATCGCTGCCAAAACGCGCCAAGTGCGGCGCCGCCATCTCGGAATGAACCA
It includes:
- a CDS encoding acyl-CoA dehydrogenase, which produces MNHSVYFSTEHQILRDQIRRFVEDEVEPNGGAWEADRRIPRDVFRRMGELGLFGVRYPETYGGTAMDSLATVAVAEELGRTTYNGVAVSAMVHSEMAAPHLARFGSDEQKAAYLPSMIGGETVTAVAVTEPGAGSDVAALRTSATRAGNDSWILNGSKTFITNGVHADLLFVAARTDAATKGSRGISMFIVRRDDPGFSVGRQLEKMGWHCSDTAELVFDDCRIPADRLLGAENQGFYAVMSNFQNERLVIGAMIVGMCDRALEITLDYVRERHAFGETLWQKQAIRQRLAMLAARVECARQLVHHTAWLDCRGQDCVKEVSMIKALCGELVNDVTYDCLQFHGGAGYMRDMAIERMYRDARVHAIGGGATEVMLEEIAKRL
- a CDS encoding acyl--CoA ligase gives rise to the protein MPLAGPPMTKTFDMTRLLEVGLSTRPDEDVLISAATTWTWRELDRDSDRLAAHYIAMGLRPGDRVASLMPNRNALLVHYLACFKARLAATPLNYRYMTPEIDHALGESEASILLAHAERDEDVAASTEAAKLSLGVISFGGEDGRATNFEGLLKEAPPAVDLPVPEPSDPVIVFFTSGSTGKPKAVTHTRETYAAVLASAIESHEITANDVVLPGSSISHSGGMLYSLMAMTVGARVVMPRTFDADELLPLLREHRPTLMWMLPSALITLVRDHGASHEDFSSVRLCTSGGDKVSAELEKEFTELVGFPIDELWGLSEIGCATINPPSGVNKLGSVGPLGPGYEGSVRDEDGRELGVGEAGRLWIRSPANMIGYWNRPDANAESFRDGWLDTGDVMRADEDGYLWFEGRKKQIIVHDGSNICPQEVEEAVMAHPAVEHAGVVGVHDAVHGENVWAYVTLREGAGTPVVQEVIQCAREQVGYKAPEAIIFLEDMPLNATGKVDRVTLKKMAADQLGAHHP
- the aac(3)-I gene encoding AAC(3)-I family aminoglycoside N-acetyltransferase, producing MSSSSLFSIKNVTRHDIALMEALMTAFGEAFDDVETYTGARPSRAYLEHLLGRDHFIALAAVKNGAVVGGLAAYELPKFERERSEIYIYDLAVAAAHRREGIATALIGELKKIAANRGAHVVYVQADLGDAPPIALYTKLGTREDVVHFDIAIT
- a CDS encoding gamma-glutamylcyclotransferase codes for the protein MRYFFFGTLRDREIMAAVIGRPPPEIVGLPAVLRGYRRVVLREEPFPALVPDPTATVDGLVINWLTGRDLDRILFYESIEYTPVEAMVSLARGRSVRARLFVDTGAIDFVDAPWDFDDWRVTQKRQDLELTRMWMEFYGFCDVVMANRLWDDAVAESRPIENVIRSLKSTSSDP
- a CDS encoding enoyl-CoA hydratase → MGYETLGLEKDDGIATITMSRPASLNALDVKLAAELREVLEDLREDSDVRVLIITGSGRGFCAGGDVAAFHANLDHEPRYLRDLLLHFHTAMACLVALPFPVIASINGVAAGAGMGFCLAPDLAIAAESAVFTMAYTRIGATPDGSTTYFLPRVVGTRRAMEMILLNRSLTAAEALDWGIVNMVVADGALEDEVKKLAIKLRDGPTVAYSAARRLVGGSFDASLAAQLEREGASIAAMGATADFREGVTAFVEKRPAQFKGR
- a CDS encoding glycosyltransferase, whose product is MPLPNIAVLLPCRNEAAAIADVVAGFRGAMPGARIYVYDNESEDETAAIAKAAGAIVRTEGRPGKGNVVRRMFADVEADIYIMADGDDTYETQRAPEMVDLLLRDNLDMVVGCRTTVESAAAYRTGHVLGNAALNWLFAAVFGWRVADMLSGYRVLSRRMVKSFPTAEAGFGIETELTVHCFQLRMPIAEVETHYRARPDGSESKLNTWRDGIRILWTTLSLLRHVRPLLFFSVAGLMLAVLALALGIPLVATYMETGLVPRLPTAMIVTAIMMLSFLSLACGLVLESVSRGRLEAKRMAYLRYAAPRQSIPDAD
- a CDS encoding integrase arm-type DNA-binding domain-containing protein, translated to MARVKNKLTARSIAALKKPGFQSDGGGLYLQIAPAGGRSWVFRFQRRGRARWMGLGSLDLVSLQEARQKALDARRLLLEGKDPIDSRRADRQAEEGFVKFRDAASRYVEAHRAGWQNEKHAAQWSSTLETYVFPVFGDVTVESIDTGLVLKVLEPVWTVKPETASRVRGRIEAVLDWAAARGYRQGENPARWRGHLKNLLPRVEKLKRVRHHPTLPYDEVADFIAELRQQGGVGARALEFTILTAARTGEVIGSNWDEVDLVNAIWSVPAECMKGNREHRIPISEAALKILEGMAQDQEKAEFIFRGARKGRPLSNMAMLSVLKRMGRSDLTVHGFRSTFRDWAAECTAYPREVCEMALAHVVGDKVEAAYRRGDLFEKRRRLMKEWAEFCEMPSTDGQIVALSKMRGRA